The genomic region TGCTTAAAAATAAGTTCCTGTTGATACCAGCATTCAGCTGTTGTTCTGGCCTGTACCAGCTAGGCTGGTTATGAGAAGCAAGCAAAAGAAGGgagcaaggaaaaggaaaaacaaacaaacaagcaaacaaaaagtcaTAGATAATGTCCTTATCTACACATGGCAATGGCTTAATTTCATAGATATCTTTTTGATATGCTAACAAGAATGAGATATTTcggagtatcacagtatgtttgggattggaagggacctcaaaagatcatctagtccaatccccctgccagagcaggaacgcatagatgaggtcacacaggaacatgtccaggtgggttttgaatgtctccagggaaggagactccacaacctccctgggcagcctgttccagtgctctgtcaccctcactgagaagaagtttcttctcaaattttagtggaacctcttgtgttccagcttgatcccattaccccttgtcctatcattgtttgccaccgagaagagcctagctccatcctcatggcactcaccttttatatacttacagacattaataaggtccctaTTGCTAACACTGTCAAAAGCGTGTCTTATAAAGCATTAAAGAGCCATTTGCTCTTAAGGCCAACACAAAATTATTTGTTCGCACTTGTTTAACATTACCGAATTTACAAGttgcattttaaaagaatgaCAAAAGCTTTGCGGTGTAAAAAAACTGGTACACACTCCACTTAAGACAGATGGGTGTAGTGGGCACTTGTGTTTTGTGTTCTGACCTGCTTTGGATATATCTATTGACTTTCAGCAATAATTACAAACCCAACTCATGGGCCAAGATCATATAATGCCCAGTGCTATTTAGGCATCAACTGAAAACACTACATCTAGTCTAAAGAGAAAATAAGTGTATTCAGAGAATGCTGGAGAGGAGGTAGAAAGGCCAATATGCTTTTCTAAACCTCCCAGTTACACCATAGACTTCATAAGTTTACATTTTAGTGTATGTCAGTCCAAAACGAGatgtcacagaaagaaaaagaaaaataaaagtaaatgatAATGGGTTAGAACCTGTAACAGGAAAGAACTTCACCTCAACTGCTGAGTGTGACGGTGGAACAAGACCAGGCTGGGCTCAGTAATCACCTGGGCTGTCTGGAGACAATGTCAATGAAAGTACCTAATGCAGCTTTTTATTAGTCATTAGACAGTCAAATAAGGGCTGTATCACTGACCATCACTCTAGTGAAGTCATGTTCATGTTTCCAACCTCCTGCCTCAGCACTTCACACCTGAATCTTGGGCAAGTTTATACTCAAAATGCTGACTGCCCATCAGTGCTTCCCAGCAtttaaaaaacctttaaaaataatgaCACTGTGATTCTTCCCTTTAAGTTTTtgctgatttggtttggtttggtggtttgcttggttttggttttggttgtttttttttttttgaggagggagtgttttgttttgttttaaactatgTATTTATTTCATGCATTCTTTGTACTACATTACTTTAATTTCATATGCTGTAACTCATGAGTAAAATCTTCAGCAAACTTCTGTTTAAGAAACAGATCTTTGAAGTAGTTTCTGTTGACACTTAGAGTTCTCAGCTCAAGTTTGAGAGACAACACTACCTACATTAGTGAATACATATGTAATTTGTGTAAGTTGGTGAGTTTAGATTATCATACAGTATAGCAAGACTAGTATGATTAAGTGGTAGATCAGCCCAGAAGGAGAACATTCAGAAGAGTGCTAAGTAAAATAgattaatattatatattatatgaaTATACAGTAAATAAAACTGGAAGATAGAAAGGAATGTCCACTACCTCTCATGTTTCTTTAgtatttaatttccatttatttGCTGGCATTATACTTAGTGACAGTGTGATGAAAAGAAACTATATTTTAAAGAGTTACACCTGTTAATTTAGGAAGGAATCTAGTACATGCTAATTTCAGAGTTGTGCAAATAAATGACCCTTAACAGTTTTGGAAAATATGTACTGAAAGAAGATCATCTCCATGCTGTCCCAGCTAAGCCACCACACATGCTATAGGTTGTCATCGAGGTCATTTTCCTGGCTCATGCAGCAAATCAAATACAGCCTTACATAGCATGTAAGAAATCTACACATTTATCATAACCTCCAACAAATGGCTTGTAAGAGAAAGAGAAGTACAGAAGAGGACAAATTAGATGTAATATTCACATTTAGCCTGTTTCTCGGTTATTCAAATTTCTTGCTTGCTGGCACACTGAACTGAATGGGGATTTATTTAGGTGTGGAGTTGACTTGGTGCGTGTGCATTATGTCATATTTGTAGCTGAGTAAGGCTTGTAAGACCAGTGTTTCTCGCAGTATGCATTAGAGCTTCACTGGGAGTGACAAAACAATCCAGAGGGGACTATTTAGTGTTAGAGCCACTTGGACTGCTGCACACACGTTGCTCCAGGCCAGGAGAAACAGATTTTCTCCCTCCGGGAGTAAGAACAAATACTACTCTTTTCTATGATCTCTCAAAATTATAGATGTAGAAGGCTTGTTTGCTAAAGAATAGATAGAGATGCACATAAATGCTTTACACATCTAAATTCTCTACTGCTGCATGTGAGCAAGTACAGAGATTCATGCCCTTCTGCAGAGAACACCATCACTTGAGTTTTTAAAAGTATTGCCCTGATGTCTGAACACCCTTAGCAAAAGGAAGCAATcacagcatcatagaatcatagcatggcttgtgttggaagggaccttaaacggcatctagttccaaccccctgccatgggcaggaacaccttccactagaccagcttGCTCGAAGCCCCATcaaacctggccttgaacactttcagggatggggcatccacagcttctctggttaGCCTGGTGCAGTGTCTCaccactctcatggtgaagaatttcatctttatatctagtctaaatctaccctctttcagttcaaagtcattaccccttgtcctatcactacagaccctggtaaaaagtccctctccagctatcttgtaggtcccctttaggtactggaaggctactacaaggtctccctggagccttctcttctctgggctgaacaaccccaacccaATCAGCCCATTTTCATAGAAGTGATCCAGCCCTCTGATTAACTttgtgacctcctctggacttgcttcaACAGgtcgatgtccttcttatgttgggggccccagagctggatgcaggactccaggtagaGCCTCACCAGAGACTTGCTGGCTACACTTATTTTGATGCAGCCCTGGATACTGTTGGCTTTCGGACAGATTGCCACCTCATGTTATGCTATGTCAATCCTATGTGTCTGACAACAAAACTCATAACTTAACTGGATGTTCtatgataaggaaaaaaatacttctgaATGCAGTACAAACTGCTCAAAAGAAATAGAACAGAGAAGATATTAACTTTAGAATACTATTGACCTTATGGCAAATACCCATGTTTATTATCCACCTTTATTATATTTTAAACTAATAACACCCATGAACACAAATGTAAGCTGTACTGCAATTGAAGATAGTATCTTCAACAACCAGAATTAAGACAACAATGATAGACTACTAGGGAAAGTCAAACAGAGGCAAAATCCTTTAACCAGCCAATTGAAATAGCTAGTGAACATACACCAACTTTGGGCATGTATGTTTCTCTGAAGAAGGACATATTTCATGGAAGGCTTATCTAGGCTTTCTAACTAGACTAATCTCCTGGAAGAGACTAACTCTAATTTCAAACTATGAAACTGTAGGTACCTACATCCCTCATccagctcctttttttttaattaattttttccttctaaagAGAATTTGATCTCAATTTTGCAAACTTTTTGGGACATAATATTTTCATGAAAGCCATGCGAAATTTAACATGACAGAGAGGGTAGAGAAATGGATTCATAGCGGAATTGAGCCACAAAAGCCAAAAGGTTATTTCATACAGGGATTTATGGACACAGGTTCCTCGGCAGGCTCCACGAATAATCATTAGTAAAGTGTATGGGGCCCAGCAAATGGCAAAGACACACACAATTATGGCAAGCGATTTCGCTATTTTCTTGTCCTGCTGCAGTTTTGACCTGGTCCTTGTACAGAAAGAAACAGATAAATCATTTTCTGGGATTACAGAATTGCCCCTAGATGGAGATGAGCTCTCAGTTACCAAAGACTCTTTCTTTGGCCTTGTGGAGGAAGAACCACTGTCCTCTGCCTCCGATGGAGAAGAAGATGCTCCTGGCCTTGGCAAGAGGCAAAATCCCCAGGACAGGCTGCCTCTCCTCGCAGGCTCACAGTCCTGTGTGCTGCCGTGCCGCTGCCGCCTCTGGATGCTGTGGAAGATGTGCACGTTGAAGTAGGTCACCGAGAGCAGCGGCACAAAGAACTCCAGGGTGGACGCGCACAGGAGGAAGTACCAGTTGTCGAAGAACTCAGCGTAGCACTGATCCGCCGCTACCACGCTGCGTCCGGCCACGTGCTCCCAAAAGAGGATGGCCGGGCAGTAGAGAAGGAAGGCAAAGACCCAGGTGGCCACCATCTTGATGACAGGGTTGGACGTGATTCCCCTCTGGGCTCTGTAAGATACctgccataggaaaaaaaaaaaaaaacaaacaaaaatcgtTGAACGTGTAGAAACATGTTTTGGAACCAACAGAAGTAGCAAGAGCAGAACTCAGAGTGCTTGGTAATTTAGAGCTGCAACTATGCTGATCAGCTGAAGCTCGCCCATGTATGTTTGTTTCATGATGTTGACATAACATAGGAGTGTGTCTCCACAGGTTAATGTAACTGTGCTAGGGTCCTGGTGCACGTGATGAAATATGATTATAGTTGTGTTATAGCATTTTATACTTGTTCAGAGACAGACTCCCATTCACTGACAACTACAATGCTTTCTACAGCATTTTACAAGCAAATGGGACTATATGAGCCACAGTGgtcaacagaatcacagattcgTTGGACttagaagggatctctggagatcatctagtccaacccacctgctaaagcaggttcacctagtgTAGATtgcac from Patagioenas fasciata isolate bPatFas1 chromosome 2, bPatFas1.hap1, whole genome shotgun sequence harbors:
- the LOC136098477 gene encoding histamine H3 receptor-like → MQIFAQTELTWICNMHNSTTEAPHATATCNETLSTLAPSSEFSLGVLVLLAFLMVLLALVTTLGNILVIFAFITDRNLRHRSNYFFLNLAISDFAVGAFCMPLYIPYSLTGKWHLGRGVCKLWLLMDYLLCTASVFSIVLISYDRFLSVTKAVSYRAQRGITSNPVIKMVATWVFAFLLYCPAILFWEHVAGRSVVAADQCYAEFFDNWYFLLCASTLEFFVPLLSVTYFNVHIFHSIQRRQRHGSTQDCEPARRGSLSWGFCLLPRPGASSSPSEAEDSGSSSTRPKKESLVTESSSPSRGNSVIPENDLSVSFCTRTRSKLQQDKKIAKSLAIIVCVFAICWAPYTLLMIIRGACRGTCVHKSLYEITFWLLWLNSAMNPFLYPLCHVKFRMAFMKILCPKKFAKLRSNSL